A stretch of Anaeromyxobacter dehalogenans 2CP-1 DNA encodes these proteins:
- the mltG gene encoding endolytic transglycosylase MltG, translating to MRKVVTLLVLLALAGAAWAALTWRDLRSFGATAYGGPEEKTVVVPSGAPARAVIRSLAQSGVLSDETRAWRYFRWVKRDHRRLRAGEYAFSGPLTPDQVLDKVYQGQVKLYRFTVPEGLRMDEIAEIVGRSGLARTEDFAAVAHDPATARALGLPYANLEGFLFPDTYTFARGVSARTIAEEMVERFKEEYARADAGRRPGVTLTMGEAATLASIVEKETGQPAERARIACVFHNRLRLGMRLGTDPTVMYATLLRTGRWSKNITKADLLATHPYNTYTTAGLPPGPIANAGAAALQAALAPATCSDLYFVSRNDGTHVFCPTLACHNAAVRAWQVEFFRRAR from the coding sequence GTGAGGAAGGTCGTCACCCTGCTCGTGCTCCTCGCGCTCGCGGGCGCCGCGTGGGCGGCGCTCACCTGGCGCGACCTGCGATCGTTCGGGGCGACGGCGTACGGCGGCCCCGAGGAGAAGACGGTGGTGGTGCCGAGCGGCGCCCCGGCGCGCGCGGTGATCCGGTCGCTGGCCCAGTCCGGCGTGCTCTCCGACGAGACCCGGGCCTGGCGCTATTTCCGCTGGGTGAAGCGCGACCACCGGCGGCTGCGCGCGGGCGAGTACGCGTTCTCCGGGCCGCTCACCCCGGACCAGGTGCTGGACAAGGTCTACCAGGGCCAGGTGAAGCTCTACCGGTTCACCGTGCCCGAGGGCCTGCGCATGGACGAGATCGCGGAGATCGTCGGGCGCAGCGGCCTCGCGCGCACCGAGGACTTCGCCGCGGTCGCGCACGACCCCGCGACCGCCCGCGCGCTCGGGCTGCCCTACGCGAACCTCGAGGGCTTCCTGTTCCCCGACACGTACACGTTCGCCCGGGGCGTCTCGGCGCGCACCATCGCCGAGGAGATGGTGGAGCGGTTCAAGGAGGAGTACGCGCGCGCCGACGCCGGCCGGCGGCCGGGCGTGACGCTGACGATGGGCGAGGCCGCGACCCTCGCCTCGATCGTCGAGAAGGAGACCGGGCAGCCGGCGGAGCGCGCGCGCATCGCCTGCGTGTTCCACAACCGGCTCCGGCTCGGGATGCGGCTCGGGACCGACCCGACGGTCATGTACGCGACGCTGCTGCGCACCGGCCGCTGGTCGAAGAACATCACGAAGGCCGACCTGCTGGCGACGCACCCGTACAACACGTACACGACCGCCGGGCTGCCGCCCGGGCCCATCGCGAACGCGGGCGCCGCGGCGCTGCAGGCGGCGCTCGCTCCCGCCACCTGCTCCGACCTGTACTTCGTCTCGCGCAACGACGGCACCCACGTGTTCTGCCCGACGCTCGCCTGCCACAACGCGGCGGTGCGCGCCTGGCAGGTCGAGTTCTTCCGCCGGGCGCGCTGA
- a CDS encoding PrkA family serine protein kinase: MREPREMTTSGWVNRIAALQDRQGYSEQHWEGSFEDYLGIVRQNPKVTRTAFQRVYDMILSHGKTEYIDNKKKLIRYNFFTDPDFGGKDAIYGLDIALMKLVNVFKSAAQGYGTEKRVILLHGPVGSSKSTIARLLKKGLEAYSKTPEGALYTFAWDIERTNLDGQKRREVMPCPMHEEPLHLVPHEWRGKVIAELAAPEGGYAIPDTGDLCPACRFVFKDLMTEYKGDWEKVMQHVRVRRLILSEKDRVGIGTFQPKDEKNQDSTELTGDINYRKIAEYGSDSDPRAFNFDGEFNIANRGIIEFVEILKLDVAFLYDLLGATQEHKIKPKKFPQTDIDEVIVGHTNEPEYKKLQSNEFMEALRDRTVKIDIPYISRLDEEVKIYERDYNSHKIRGKHIAPHTLEMAAMWGVLTRLEEPKKHNLTLVQKLKLYNGKSLPNFTEDNIKELRKEALREGMEGISPRYVQDKISNALVSDKGDGCVNPFMVLNELEAGLRQHSLISSEDQRKRFRELLTDVKREYEDVVKNEVQRAISADEDAITKLCANYIDNIKAYTQREKVRNKYTGQYEEPDERLMRSIEEKIDIAESRKDDFRREIMNYIGALAIEGKTFNYRTNERLHKALELKLFEDQKDSIKLKNLVASVVDRETQEKIDVVKQRLIKNYGYCEVCSTDVLNFVASIFARGDAKE; encoded by the coding sequence ATGCGCGAGCCTCGGGAAATGACGACGTCGGGTTGGGTGAACCGGATCGCGGCCCTGCAGGACCGGCAGGGGTACTCGGAGCAGCACTGGGAGGGCTCGTTCGAGGACTATCTCGGGATCGTGCGGCAGAACCCGAAGGTCACCCGCACGGCCTTCCAGCGCGTCTACGACATGATCCTGTCGCACGGGAAGACCGAGTACATCGACAACAAGAAGAAGCTCATCCGGTACAACTTCTTCACCGACCCGGACTTCGGCGGGAAGGACGCGATCTACGGGCTCGACATCGCGCTCATGAAGCTCGTGAACGTGTTCAAGAGCGCGGCGCAGGGCTACGGCACCGAGAAGCGCGTCATCCTGCTGCACGGCCCGGTCGGCTCGTCCAAGTCCACCATCGCGCGCCTGCTCAAGAAGGGGCTCGAGGCGTACTCGAAGACCCCCGAGGGCGCGCTCTACACGTTCGCGTGGGACATCGAGCGCACCAACCTCGACGGGCAGAAGCGCCGCGAGGTGATGCCCTGCCCCATGCACGAGGAGCCGCTGCACCTCGTGCCGCACGAGTGGCGCGGCAAGGTGATCGCCGAGCTGGCCGCGCCCGAGGGCGGCTACGCCATCCCGGACACCGGCGACCTGTGCCCGGCCTGCCGCTTCGTCTTCAAGGACCTGATGACGGAGTACAAGGGCGACTGGGAGAAGGTGATGCAGCACGTGCGCGTGCGCCGCCTGATCCTGTCGGAGAAGGACCGGGTCGGCATCGGCACGTTCCAGCCCAAGGACGAGAAGAACCAGGACTCGACCGAGCTCACCGGCGACATCAACTACCGCAAGATCGCCGAGTACGGCTCCGACTCGGACCCGCGCGCGTTCAACTTCGACGGTGAGTTCAACATCGCGAACCGCGGCATCATCGAGTTCGTCGAGATCCTGAAGCTCGACGTGGCGTTCCTCTACGACCTGCTCGGCGCCACGCAGGAGCACAAGATCAAGCCGAAGAAGTTCCCGCAGACCGACATCGACGAGGTCATCGTCGGGCACACCAACGAGCCCGAGTACAAGAAGCTCCAGTCGAACGAGTTCATGGAGGCGCTCCGGGACCGCACCGTCAAGATCGACATCCCGTACATCTCCCGCCTCGACGAGGAGGTGAAGATCTACGAGCGCGACTACAACAGCCACAAGATCCGCGGGAAGCACATCGCGCCGCACACGCTGGAGATGGCCGCGATGTGGGGCGTGCTCACCCGGCTCGAGGAGCCGAAGAAGCACAACCTCACGCTGGTCCAGAAGCTGAAGCTCTACAACGGCAAGTCGCTGCCGAACTTCACCGAGGACAACATCAAGGAGCTGCGCAAGGAGGCGCTGCGCGAGGGCATGGAGGGCATCAGCCCCCGCTACGTGCAGGACAAGATCTCGAACGCGCTGGTCTCGGACAAGGGCGACGGGTGCGTGAACCCGTTCATGGTGCTGAACGAGCTGGAGGCCGGGCTCCGGCAGCACTCGCTCATCTCCTCGGAGGACCAGCGCAAGCGCTTCCGCGAGCTGCTCACCGACGTGAAGCGCGAGTACGAGGACGTGGTGAAGAACGAGGTCCAGCGCGCCATCAGCGCGGACGAGGACGCGATCACCAAGCTCTGCGCGAACTACATCGACAACATCAAGGCGTACACGCAGCGCGAGAAGGTCCGCAACAAGTACACCGGCCAGTACGAGGAGCCCGACGAGCGGCTGATGCGCTCGATCGAGGAGAAGATCGACATCGCGGAGAGCCGGAAGGACGACTTCCGCCGCGAGATCATGAACTACATCGGCGCCCTCGCCATCGAGGGGAAGACGTTCAACTACCGGACGAACGAGCGGCTGCACAAGGCGCTCGAGCTGAAGCTGTTCGAGGACCAGAAGGACTCGATCAAGCTGAAGAACCTGGTGGCCTCGGTGGTGGACCGCGAGACGCAGGAGAAGATCGACGTCGTGAAGCAGCGGCTCATCAAGAACTACGGCTACTGCGAGGTGTGCTCCACCGACGTCCTGAACTTCGTCGCCTCGATCTTCGCGCGCGGCGACGCGAAGGAGTAG
- a CDS encoding DUF444 family protein, whose amino-acid sequence MSLKIKQDHARFRDIVRGRIKSNLKKYVQKGEMVGKKGKDFITIPIPTIDIPHFRFGERSQGGVGQGEGEPGDPLSPGDGQAGSGQAGQGEGQHILEVDVPLEELADILGEELALPRIEPRGKDRIIATRLKYTGVAPSGPESLRHFKRTYKQALRRQIASGSYNWRRPVIVPVREDRRYRTWKQVPLPETNAVVIYMMDVSGSMGDEQKEIVRIESFWIDTWLRKHYKGLESRYIIHDAVAREVDRDTFFHTRESGGTMISSAYKLALEMIETDYAPTSWNVYPFHFSDGDNWSADDTRLCVELLQNRILPAVNLFCYGQVESPYGSGQFIKDLKESVGPRENVALSEIADKEAIYASIKTFLGTGK is encoded by the coding sequence ATGTCCCTGAAGATCAAGCAGGACCACGCCCGCTTCCGCGACATCGTGCGCGGCCGGATCAAGAGCAACCTCAAGAAGTACGTCCAGAAGGGAGAGATGGTCGGGAAGAAGGGGAAGGACTTCATCACCATCCCGATCCCGACCATCGACATCCCGCACTTCCGCTTCGGCGAGCGCTCGCAGGGCGGCGTCGGCCAGGGCGAGGGCGAGCCGGGCGATCCGCTCTCGCCCGGCGACGGGCAGGCCGGCAGCGGGCAGGCCGGTCAGGGCGAGGGGCAGCACATCCTCGAGGTGGACGTGCCGCTCGAGGAGCTGGCCGACATCCTCGGCGAGGAGCTCGCCCTGCCCCGCATCGAGCCGCGCGGCAAGGACCGCATCATCGCCACGCGCCTCAAGTACACCGGGGTCGCGCCGAGCGGCCCGGAGTCGCTGCGCCACTTCAAGCGCACCTACAAGCAGGCCCTGCGGCGGCAGATCGCGAGCGGCTCGTACAACTGGCGACGCCCGGTGATCGTCCCGGTGCGCGAGGACCGCCGCTACCGCACCTGGAAGCAGGTCCCGCTCCCCGAGACCAACGCGGTCGTCATCTACATGATGGACGTGTCGGGCTCGATGGGCGACGAGCAGAAGGAGATCGTCCGCATCGAGTCCTTCTGGATCGATACCTGGCTGCGGAAGCACTACAAGGGCCTGGAGAGCCGCTACATCATCCACGACGCGGTGGCGCGCGAGGTGGACCGCGACACGTTCTTCCACACGCGCGAGTCGGGCGGGACCATGATCTCGTCCGCCTACAAGCTCGCGCTCGAGATGATCGAGACCGACTACGCGCCCACCTCCTGGAACGTGTACCCGTTCCACTTCTCCGACGGCGACAACTGGAGCGCCGACGACACCCGCCTCTGCGTGGAGCTGCTGCAGAACCGCATCCTCCCGGCGGTGAACCTGTTCTGCTACGGCCAGGTGGAGAGCCCCTACGGCTCGGGCCAGTTCATCAAGGACCTGAAGGAGTCCGTCGGCCCGCGCGAGAACGTGGCGCTGTCCGAGATCGCGGACAAGGAAGCGATCTACGCCTCCATCAAGACGTTCCTCGGCACCGGGAAGTAG
- a CDS encoding SpoVR family protein: protein MDKHTHLPSHLHDIRNRVEGYARAYGLDFFDTVFEVLGFDEINMVAAYGGFPNRYPHWRFGMDYERLSKGYEYGLSKIYEMVINNDPSYAYLLESNMDVDQKLVMAHVFGHVDFFKNNFMFRHTNRKMMDQMANHATRVRRYQDKLGVELVEDFIDRCLSIENLIDYQSPYVKRRPDRTGVEGEGAERQVAQGFKNEREYMREYINPREFMQEQQRKLDEEAARKKKFPERAERDVLLFLLEHAPLERWEHDVLSIIREEAYYFAPQGQTKIMNEGWATYWHSKIMTEKALDASEVIDYADHHSGTLATHPGQLNPYKLGVELWRDIEDRWNKGRFGKEYDECDSFVARKQWDKQLGVGRDKIFEVRKHYNDVTFIDEFLSLEFCVQQRLFTFGYNEKHQRWEIMEREFRKVKEKLLHMLTNFGQPEIAVEDGNWENRGELYLVHKHDGVDLKLDYARDTLRHVQSLWRRPVNLHTKVEGRGTIFRYDGKEHSDRRADL from the coding sequence ATGGACAAGCACACCCACCTGCCCTCGCACCTGCACGACATCCGCAACCGCGTGGAGGGGTACGCGCGCGCCTACGGGCTCGACTTCTTCGACACGGTCTTCGAGGTGCTCGGGTTCGACGAGATCAACATGGTGGCCGCGTACGGCGGCTTCCCGAACCGCTACCCGCACTGGCGCTTCGGGATGGACTACGAGCGGCTGTCGAAGGGCTACGAGTACGGGCTCTCGAAGATCTACGAGATGGTCATCAACAACGACCCCTCGTACGCGTACCTGCTCGAGTCCAACATGGACGTGGACCAGAAGCTGGTGATGGCCCACGTCTTCGGGCACGTCGACTTCTTCAAGAACAACTTCATGTTCCGGCACACCAACCGGAAGATGATGGACCAGATGGCGAACCACGCCACTCGCGTGCGCCGCTACCAGGACAAGCTCGGGGTCGAGCTGGTCGAGGACTTCATCGACCGCTGCCTCTCCATCGAGAACCTGATCGACTACCAGTCACCCTACGTGAAGCGGCGGCCGGACCGGACCGGCGTCGAGGGCGAGGGCGCGGAGCGCCAGGTGGCGCAGGGGTTCAAGAACGAGCGCGAGTACATGCGGGAGTACATCAACCCGCGCGAGTTCATGCAGGAGCAGCAGCGCAAGCTGGACGAGGAGGCCGCGCGCAAGAAGAAGTTCCCGGAGCGGGCCGAGCGCGACGTGCTGCTGTTCCTGCTCGAGCACGCGCCGCTGGAGCGCTGGGAGCACGACGTGCTCTCGATCATCCGCGAGGAGGCCTACTACTTCGCGCCCCAGGGCCAGACCAAGATCATGAACGAGGGGTGGGCCACCTACTGGCACTCCAAGATCATGACCGAGAAGGCGCTCGACGCCTCCGAGGTCATCGACTACGCCGACCACCACTCCGGCACGCTCGCCACCCACCCCGGGCAGCTCAACCCCTACAAGCTCGGGGTGGAGCTGTGGCGCGACATCGAGGACCGGTGGAACAAGGGGCGCTTCGGGAAGGAGTACGACGAGTGCGACTCCTTCGTCGCCCGCAAGCAGTGGGACAAGCAGCTCGGGGTGGGACGCGACAAGATCTTCGAGGTGCGCAAGCACTACAACGACGTCACCTTCATCGACGAGTTCCTCAGCCTGGAGTTCTGCGTCCAGCAGCGCCTCTTCACCTTCGGCTACAACGAGAAGCACCAGCGCTGGGAGATCATGGAGCGCGAGTTCCGCAAGGTGAAGGAGAAGCTCCTCCACATGCTCACCAACTTCGGGCAGCCGGAGATCGCCGTCGAGGACGGCAACTGGGAGAACCGGGGCGAGCTCTACCTGGTCCACAAGCACGACGGGGTGGACCTGAAGCTCGACTACGCCCGCGACACCCTCCGCCACGTGCAGTCCCTGTGGCGCAGGCCGGTCAACCTCCACACCAAGGTGGAGGGCCGAGGCACCATCTTCCGGTACGACGGCAAGGAGCACTCGGACCGGCGGGCCGACCTGTAG
- a CDS encoding M23 family metallopeptidase — protein sequence MQVPRFDDAPRRRRLPVLLAGAGFLALLILALAGAAGGLRTVPGAPAAPVAAAPEAAAMLPAPTTATLAPHKPTPAERFRAVTVRLARNQTLAQALVKLDVPMAQVNAVVASLKGLFPFHRARPGDQLRVERRDEDGELHRFSYRQGPADEWTVERKEDGSFEARKRPVELTTEVARVAVKVEGSLWASLERAGEDPELAVLASDVLAWDVDFYQDVRAGDAMTMVVEKVLADGKLLRYGEVLAAEYKGEAAGRKRLFRYTDPDGHTSYYDENGNSARRGFLKSPLKLARVTSGFGMRNHPLLGYVRAHQGVDYGAPTGTPVWAVGDGQVREAGWKGGCGKAVVLKHRNGLESVYCHLSAVAVSAGKAVSQKQVIGYVGSTGLSTGPHLHFAVKRGGSFVNPLRLQIPRDAPIPAKWAADFAEKIAPVRASLAGEPVALN from the coding sequence ATGCAAGTACCTCGCTTCGACGACGCCCCCCGCCGCCGCCGCCTCCCCGTGCTGCTCGCCGGCGCCGGCTTCCTCGCCCTCCTGATCCTCGCGCTCGCCGGAGCCGCCGGCGGCCTCCGCACGGTGCCCGGCGCGCCGGCCGCCCCGGTCGCTGCTGCGCCCGAGGCCGCGGCCATGCTGCCCGCGCCCACCACCGCCACGCTCGCCCCGCACAAGCCCACGCCGGCGGAGCGGTTCCGCGCGGTGACGGTGCGGCTCGCCCGCAACCAGACCCTCGCGCAGGCGCTGGTGAAGCTCGACGTGCCGATGGCGCAGGTGAACGCGGTGGTGGCCTCGCTGAAGGGGCTGTTCCCGTTCCACCGCGCCCGCCCTGGCGACCAGCTCCGGGTGGAGCGCCGCGACGAGGACGGCGAGCTGCACCGGTTCAGCTACCGGCAGGGGCCGGCGGACGAGTGGACCGTGGAGCGCAAGGAGGACGGGTCCTTCGAGGCTCGCAAGCGCCCGGTCGAGCTGACCACCGAGGTGGCGCGCGTGGCGGTGAAGGTGGAGGGCTCGCTATGGGCGTCGCTGGAGCGCGCCGGCGAGGATCCCGAGCTGGCCGTGCTCGCCTCCGACGTGCTGGCCTGGGACGTCGACTTCTACCAGGACGTCCGCGCCGGCGACGCCATGACCATGGTGGTCGAGAAGGTGCTCGCCGACGGCAAGCTGCTCCGCTACGGCGAGGTGCTGGCCGCCGAGTACAAGGGCGAGGCGGCCGGCCGTAAGCGGCTGTTCCGCTACACCGATCCGGACGGCCACACCAGCTACTACGACGAGAACGGCAACAGCGCGCGGCGCGGCTTCCTGAAGTCGCCGCTCAAGCTCGCGCGCGTCACCTCCGGCTTCGGGATGCGCAACCACCCGCTGCTCGGCTACGTCCGCGCCCACCAGGGCGTGGACTACGGCGCGCCCACCGGCACGCCGGTCTGGGCCGTCGGGGACGGGCAGGTCCGCGAGGCCGGCTGGAAGGGCGGCTGCGGCAAGGCGGTGGTGCTGAAGCACCGCAACGGCCTGGAGTCGGTCTACTGCCACCTGTCGGCGGTGGCGGTCTCCGCGGGCAAGGCGGTGTCGCAGAAGCAGGTCATCGGCTACGTCGGCTCGACCGGCCTCTCGACCGGCCCGCACCTGCACTTCGCGGTGAAGCGCGGCGGGTCCTTCGTGAACCCGCTCCGGCTGCAGATCCCGCGCGACGCGCCCATCCCCGCGAAGTGGGCCGCCGACTTCGCCGAGAAGATCGCGCCGGTGCGGGCCAGCCTGGCCGGCGAGCCGGTCGCGCTCAACTAG
- a CDS encoding PAS domain S-box protein: MPFATTPELLRELATLYRRIAELEAGAGMRAGSGAPADAAREVDHLGDGLHAAVAEFSDDVIGVLSPAADILYLSDGIERLLGYRAGELIGRNAWALVAPEDVASMASARSTPLDDGLPIEVRARHADGSVRWLEFAARAWPRSAPRLIVARWRDAQRHRDPVGAGSDEARRAAELRRSAAVARVSQLALGLPEVQDVLDAAAALAASALALPAGAFLEVADGGLRVRAASGFPVDVRGRGVPSVMTLAGLAHASGAPARAPDVARDGRLADALLAAAGAGCALAVPVRGSGRAHGVLLVAGPAPRAFERDELSFLETVANVVATAVDARAAAEALRGRERLARAVFASARDGMIIVDGEGRCVDANPAAERLLGASLEALRGRRPADVAQTALDLSGAAAGQGAATVATPSGARALEWALVPGILPGLSLAVLRAS, encoded by the coding sequence ATGCCCTTCGCCACCACCCCGGAGCTGCTGCGCGAGCTGGCCACGCTGTACCGACGGATCGCGGAGCTCGAGGCCGGCGCCGGCATGCGCGCCGGCTCCGGCGCGCCGGCAGACGCCGCGCGCGAGGTCGATCACCTCGGCGACGGCCTGCACGCCGCGGTGGCCGAGTTCTCCGACGACGTCATCGGCGTCCTCTCCCCCGCCGCCGACATCCTCTACCTCAGCGACGGCATCGAGCGGCTCCTCGGCTACCGCGCCGGCGAGCTGATCGGCCGCAACGCCTGGGCGCTCGTGGCCCCCGAGGACGTCGCCAGCATGGCGAGCGCCCGGTCCACGCCGCTCGACGACGGCCTGCCGATCGAGGTCCGCGCGCGCCACGCCGACGGCTCGGTCCGCTGGCTCGAGTTCGCGGCGCGGGCCTGGCCCAGGAGCGCGCCCCGCCTCATCGTGGCGCGCTGGCGCGACGCCCAGCGCCACCGCGATCCGGTCGGGGCCGGCTCGGACGAGGCGAGGCGCGCGGCCGAGCTGCGCCGCAGCGCCGCGGTGGCGCGCGTCTCCCAGCTCGCCCTGGGCCTCCCCGAGGTGCAGGACGTGCTCGACGCGGCCGCCGCGCTGGCGGCCTCGGCGCTGGCGCTGCCGGCGGGCGCGTTCCTGGAGGTCGCGGACGGCGGGCTGCGCGTGCGCGCGGCCTCGGGCTTCCCCGTGGATGTCCGCGGGCGCGGGGTGCCGAGCGTGATGACGCTGGCGGGGCTGGCGCACGCGAGCGGCGCCCCGGCGCGCGCGCCGGACGTCGCGCGCGACGGCCGGCTGGCGGACGCGCTGCTCGCCGCCGCGGGCGCGGGCTGCGCGCTGGCGGTGCCGGTGCGCGGGAGCGGCCGCGCCCACGGTGTCCTGCTGGTGGCCGGCCCGGCGCCCCGGGCGTTCGAGCGCGACGAGCTGAGCTTCCTCGAGACGGTCGCGAACGTGGTCGCCACGGCGGTGGACGCGCGGGCGGCCGCCGAGGCGCTGCGCGGGCGCGAGCGGCTGGCGCGCGCGGTGTTCGCGAGCGCGCGCGACGGGATGATCATCGTGGACGGGGAGGGGCGCTGCGTGGACGCGAACCCCGCGGCGGAGCGGCTGCTGGGGGCATCCCTCGAGGCGCTGCGCGGACGACGGCCGGCGGACGTGGCCCAGACCGCGCTCGACCTGTCCGGCGCGGCCGCCGGGCAGGGCGCCGCGACGGTGGCGACGCCCAGCGGCGCGCGCGCGCTGGAGTGGGCGCTCGTGCCCGGGATCCTCCCCGGGCTCTCGCTGGCGGTGCTGCGGGCTAGTTGA